In one Ailuropoda melanoleuca isolate Jingjing unplaced genomic scaffold, ASM200744v2 unplaced-scaffold7743, whole genome shotgun sequence genomic region, the following are encoded:
- the LOC117800764 gene encoding olfactory receptor 14A2-like: MTNVTLVAGFLLVGFSDIQELQIVYGVLFLVIYLAILMSNLIIILTTLDLQQQTTMYFFPKNLSFLDVFLVSAPIPNFIVNNIDDSNSITTLGCAFQLLLMTSFSEGEVFVLPAMSYDCYVAICCPLHYEVIMNGDACVLMAGFSWAVGGLLGALYTAGTFFMPFSGSNVIPQFFCDVYSLLRNSCSETLLIVYTNIGIGLCLGMSCFICIVISYVCIFSTMLKISITKGQSKAFSTCFPHLIIFTLFIITACFVYLKPSSNPPTVIDRLLSVIYTVVPPILNPVIYSLRKKDMKRALMRLLHKTCGQESHSV, from the coding sequence ATGACCAATGTCACCTTGGTGGCAGGATTTCTCCTTGTGGGGTTTTCTGACATCCAAGAGCTTCAGATAGTATATGGGGTGCTCTTCCTAGTGATTTATCTGGCTATCCTAATGAGTAATCTCATCATTATTCTCACTACCCTAGACCTGCAGCAACAAACAACAATGTACTTTTTCCCGAAGAACTTGTCTTTCCTGGATGTCTTCCTTGTGTCTGCCCCAATCCCCAATTTCATTGTCAACAACATAGATGACAGCAATTCCATTACCACTTTAGGTTGTGCCTTCCAGCTACTTTTAATGACTTCCTTCTCAGAAGGTGAGGTATTTGTCCTCCCTGCCATGTCCTATGATTGCTATGTAGCCATATGTTGTCCCCTGCACTATGAGGTCATCATGAATGGTGATGCCTGTGTACTGATGGCAGGTTTTTCCTGGGCTGTTGGGGGACTCTTAGGAGCTCTGTACACTGCTGGCACATTTTTTATGCCATTCAGTGGCTCCAATGTGATTCCACAGTTTTTCTGTGATGTTTATTCATTGCTAAGGAATTCCTGTTCTGAAACACTCCTGATAGTTTACACAAACATTGGCATAGGCTTGTGTTTAGGCATGTCGTGTTTCATCTGCATTGTTATCTCTTATGTGTGTATTTTCTCCACCATGCTGAAAATTTCAATCACAAAAGGCCAGTCAAAAGCTTTCTCCACATGCTTTCCCCATctcattatttttactcttttcattatcactgcttgttttgtttatctCAAACCATCTTCAAATCCACCCACAGTTATTGACAGGCTGCTTTCTGTCATCTACACTGTGGTACCTCCAATACTCAACCCTGtaatctacagcctgaggaaaaAGGACATGAAACGGGCTCTTATGAGATTGCTGCACAAAACCTGTGGCCAAGAGTCACACTCTGTTTAA